The proteins below are encoded in one region of Hordeum vulgare subsp. vulgare chromosome 3H, MorexV3_pseudomolecules_assembly, whole genome shotgun sequence:
- the LOC123443349 gene encoding serine carboxypeptidase-like 26 → MAAAAASQDKQRRQLILALFLLVLASRSWRCCSAGYGSEQEADRVVFLPGQPRSPPVSQFSGHVTVNKRNGRALFYWFFEAQSQPSYKPLLLWLNGGPGCSSVGYGAASELGPLRVSRFAAGLEFNKFAWNKEANLLFVESPVGVGFSYTNTSSDLTNLNDDFVAEDTYNFLINWFKRFPQYKDREFYISGESYAGHYVPQLADLVYERNKGKKANTYINFKGFIVGNPLTDDYYDSKGLAEYAWSHAVVSDEVYDRIKKDCDFRASNWTDDCNKAMNTIYGQYQLIDIYNIYAPKCNLGQTSAASVVDTELKYSEDEPFRRRIRLFSGYDECYSSYAQEYFNKADVQRALHANVNGMLPGKWQVCSDSILKSYNFSVLSILPIYSKLIKAGLRVWLYSGDADGRVPVIGSRYCVEALGLPIKSQWQPWYLDKQVAGRFVEYHGMTMVTIRGAGHLVPLNKPAEGTALIDTFLLGKQLPTHR, encoded by the exons atggcggcagcagcagcgaGCCAAGACAAGCAGCGGCGGCAGCTCATCCTTGCTCTCTTTCTCCTCGTCTTGGCCTCCCGGAGTTGGCGCTGCTGCTCGGCAGGTTACGGTAGTGAGCAGGAAGCTGATAGGGTGGTCTTCCTCCCCGGTCAGCCAAGGAGCCCGCCGGTCTCTCAGTTCTCCGGGCATGTCACCGTCAACAAACGGAATGGCAGGGCGCTCTTCTACTGGTTCTTCGAGGCTCAGTCACAGCCCTCATACAAGCCTCTCCTGCTCTGGCTCAATGGAG GACCAGGCTGCTCATCAGTTGGATACGGAGCTGCTTCTGAGCTAGGACCTCTCAGGGTGAGCAGATTTGCAGCAGGGCTCGAGTTCAACAAGTTTGCATGGAACAAAG AAGCCAACTTGCTCTTCGTGGAGTCTCCTGTTGGGGTTGGCTTCTCCTACACCAACACATCCTCTGACCTCACCAACCTCAATGATGATTTTGTAG CTGAGGATACATATAATTTCCTGATTAATTGGTTCAAGAGGTTTCCGCAGTACAAGGACCGGGAATTCTACATCTCAGGAGAGAGCTATGCAG GTCATTATGTGCCACAACTTGCTGACCTTGTCTATGAGaggaacaaaggcaagaaggccaACACATACATCAACTTTAAAGGGTTCATT GTTGGCAATCCATTAACTGATGATTATTATGACTCGAAGGGACTGGCTGAATATGCTTGGAGTCATGCAGTTGTATCAGATGAAGTTTACGATCGCATAAAAAAGGATTGTGATTTTAGAGCCTCAAACTGGACCGATGATTGCAACAAAGCCATGAACACCATCTATGGACAGTACCAGTTGATCGACATATACAACATTTATGCGCCCAAGTGCAATCTTGGACAAACATCAGCAGCATCTGTTGTTGATACAGAACTCAAATATAGTGAAGAT GAACCTTTCAGGAGGAGGATTAGGTTGTTCTCGGGATACGATGAATGCTACTCATCTTATGCCCAAGAGTACTTCAATAAGGCAGATGTGCAGAGAGCACTTCATGCAAATGTCAATGGGATGTTGCCTGGGAAATGGCAAGTTTGCAG TGACTCCATTCTGAAGTCGTACAACTTTTCCGTACTTTCCATTCTACCAATATACTCCAAGCTCATCAAAGCAGGACTGAGAGTCTGGCTCTACAG TGGAGATGCAGATGGCAGGGTCCCAGTGATCGGGTCACGGTATTGTGTGGAAGCACTTGGCTTGCCTATCAAGTCACAGTGGCAACCATGGTACCTGGACAAACAG GTTGCTGGAAGATTTGTGGAGTACCATGGTATGACCATGGTGACAATAAGAGGGGCTGGCCACTTGGTACCCCTCAACAAGCCCGCAGAAGGGACAGCGCTGATCGACACATTCCTTCTTGGTAAACAGCTTCCTACACACCGGTGA